The Anopheles marshallii chromosome X, idAnoMarsDA_429_01, whole genome shotgun sequence genome includes a window with the following:
- the LOC128713690 gene encoding retinol dehydrogenase 13 has protein sequence MDEIKKALTEADPFASWWPFIIAGIVFVIGTVRTYMGGQPCPNGNTIPERVVVVTGASGGIGREVCRELARRKARCLVLACRSTEQGDALRELLHREAPDCTCEVFVLDLRSFDSVRRFVRQVQAHHPTVDALVNCAGVIFQPGGRTVDGYEQHLQCNFLSHFLLTQLLRPQLVRSQYGGRVVNVSAHGYTAAKIVDRDDPLNVRQLTQSGRDAFAHSKLAIVLASRVLARKLQAEGHQTTVNCCSPGLVRGTGHLRHSPIMKALFAKVLTFPWMWLFMRSPAQGAHTIVRLVTDPELASCNGDFFNDCERVEMSDLAKDDELAERLYHASLSAVGLSETSSQQHIKGKKN, from the exons atggatgaaataaaaaaggccCTAACCGAGGCCGACCCATTTGCCAGTTGGTGGCCATTCATAATAGCCGGCATCGTGTTCGTGATCGGCACTGTCAG GACGTACATGGGTGGACAGCCCTGCCCGAATGGGAACACCATCCCGGAACGTGTAGTCGTGGTGACGGGAGCGTCCGGAGGCATCGGACGTGAGGTATGCCGAGAGTTGGCACGGCGGAAGGCGAGATGTTTGGTTCTGGCCTGCCGCAGCACCGAGCAGGGTGATGCGTTACGAGAGCTGCTCCACCGAGAAGCGCCCGACTGTACGTGTGAGGTGTTCGTGCTGGATCTACGCTCATTCGACAGCGTGCGGAGATTTGTGCGGCAGGTACAGGCGCACCATCCGACGGTGGATGCGCTGGTAAACTGTGCCGGAGTAATTTTCCAACCGGGCGGACGCACCGTGGACGGATACGAGCAACATCTGCAGTGTAACTTCCTGTCTCACTTCTTGCTAACGCAACTGCTTCGACCCCAACTGGTTCGGTCGCAGTACGGTGGCCGCGTGGTGAACGTATCCGCCCATGGGTACACTGCCGCCAAGATCGTCGATCGTGACGACCCACTCAATGTACGTCAGCTTACGCAGAGCGGACGGGATGCTTTCGCCCACTCAAAACTGGCCATCGTGCTGGCGAGCAGAGTTCTGGCCAGGAAGCTCCAGGCAGAGGGGCATCAAACCACCGTCAACTGCTGCTCACCGGGGTTGGTCCGAGGTACCGGACATCTGCGGCACTCCCCCATCATGAAGGCACTATTCGCGAAGGTGCTCACCTTTCCCTGGATGTGGCTGTTCATGAGGAGTCCGGCACAGGGCGCACACACCATCGTTCGCCTAGTAACGGACCCAGAACTGGCCAGCTGCAACGGAGACTTTTTCAA TGATTGTGAGCGTGTGGAGATGTCAGACCTGGCGAAAGATGACGAGTTGGCCGAACGGTTGTACCACGCTTCGCTCAGTGCGGTTGGGCTGAGTGAGACTTCCTCGCAGCAGCATATCAAGGGCAAGAAGAATTAG